One window of the Lusitaniella coriacea LEGE 07157 genome contains the following:
- a CDS encoding septal ring lytic transglycosylase RlpA family protein, translated as MPLLKLAWVTSCLSFLLACGQDLLKLPDRWVTIQPIEAVSRIHSSWKTPTALSFIASSNTEISPRFRVAFRTNQSLEATGGLTQITLNQYRAMGQPLYWREPLKKSFCQVVETPQKSTVEVVSAWAVQGSDISEQNLTGKFGRVLKNLFNWAEPVKSPAEPETEIVVALETSRSGSWEQGALTQGVVQAQQSPRKIERQQGKQSKYEVRVNRRAIARFFKKQQAELVAQRLQKELARTDFDPSTIQPGFREGEPAIIAGDRLLFAIGKALVPDSQLNRELSAINWANQLRVVLGVTPLEFVEAQVKMYGLKETDKTFNGYASWYGDYFHGRKTANGEIFNQHAFTAAHPSLPFNTYLKVKNLNNEESAIVRINDRGPFIAPRTIDLSWGIAQCVNVGDDGVIPYKAIVMEQYAPVDNI; from the coding sequence ATGCCATTGCTTAAACTTGCTTGGGTGACATCGTGTTTGAGCTTTTTGCTTGCCTGCGGTCAAGATTTATTAAAGCTGCCCGATCGTTGGGTCACAATACAACCCATCGAAGCAGTCTCAAGAATTCACTCTTCCTGGAAAACCCCAACTGCGCTATCTTTTATCGCTTCATCCAATACAGAGATTTCGCCTCGTTTTCGGGTTGCATTTCGCACCAATCAATCATTAGAGGCGACGGGGGGACTGACTCAAATTACCCTCAATCAGTATCGAGCGATGGGACAACCCCTGTATTGGCGCGAACCCCTGAAAAAAAGTTTCTGTCAGGTTGTGGAAACGCCCCAAAAATCAACGGTAGAGGTTGTTTCAGCGTGGGCGGTGCAAGGCTCGGATATCAGCGAGCAGAATCTAACTGGAAAATTTGGGCGGGTTCTCAAAAATCTGTTCAACTGGGCAGAACCCGTGAAATCTCCTGCCGAACCAGAGACAGAAATCGTGGTGGCGCTTGAAACGTCTCGTTCTGGTTCTTGGGAACAAGGGGCTTTGACTCAAGGGGTGGTGCAAGCTCAACAATCGCCTCGCAAAATCGAACGACAGCAGGGGAAACAATCGAAATATGAGGTGCGGGTTAATCGGCGCGCGATCGCGCGATTTTTCAAAAAACAACAGGCAGAATTAGTCGCACAGCGCCTGCAAAAAGAACTCGCCAGAACGGATTTCGATCCCTCGACGATTCAACCGGGTTTTCGCGAAGGAGAACCAGCGATAATTGCAGGAGATCGTTTGCTGTTTGCCATTGGCAAAGCACTTGTCCCAGACAGCCAACTCAACCGCGAACTTTCCGCGATTAACTGGGCAAATCAATTGAGGGTTGTTCTTGGAGTTACGCCTTTAGAATTTGTCGAAGCCCAAGTCAAAATGTACGGTTTGAAGGAAACGGACAAGACCTTTAATGGCTATGCGTCTTGGTACGGCGATTATTTCCACGGTCGCAAGACGGCGAATGGCGAAATTTTCAACCAACACGCTTTTACTGCCGCTCATCCCTCACTGCCTTTTAATACCTATCTCAAGGTTAAGAATCTGAATAATGAGGAAAGCGCGATCGTGCGAATCAACGATCGCGGACCCTTTATTGCCCCCAGAACGATCGATTTATCCTGGGGAATTGCCCAGTGCGTAAATGTGGGGGACGATGGCGTTATTCCCTACAAAGCAATCGTGATGGAACAGTATGCTCCTGTGGATAATATTTAG
- the psaD gene encoding photosystem I reaction center subunit II PsaD — MTEALTGQPPQFGGSTGGLLTKADVEEKYAITWTSSKEQVFEMPTGGAAIMNEGENLLYLSRKEQCLALGTQLRTKFKPKIQDYKIYRVFPGGETQYLHPADGVFPEKVNEGREQVGTKSRKIGDNPEPATLKFSGKAPYEV, encoded by the coding sequence ATGACAGAAGCGCTTACGGGTCAGCCGCCGCAATTCGGTGGCAGCACAGGCGGTTTATTAACCAAAGCTGATGTAGAAGAAAAATACGCAATTACCTGGACAAGCTCGAAAGAGCAAGTGTTTGAAATGCCCACCGGTGGCGCAGCCATCATGAACGAAGGGGAAAACCTGCTCTATCTGTCTCGCAAAGAGCAGTGCCTCGCCCTCGGAACCCAACTCCGAACCAAATTCAAGCCAAAAATTCAAGACTACAAAATCTATCGGGTTTTCCCCGGTGGCGAAACCCAATATCTCCATCCCGCTGATGGAGTCTTCCCTGAAAAAGTTAACGAAGGTCGCGAACAGGTTGGTACAAAGTCCAGAAAAATTGGCGACAACCCCGAACCAGCCACATTAAAGTTCTCCGGTAAAGCCCCTTACGAGGTTTAA
- a CDS encoding caspase family protein, with protein MSRIKRRHFLQFAGSALTAIGLSQLDLENQSLRYSKVLAQNVPRKLALLVGIDKYPNSSRFTALDGCVYDTKLQKALLMGRFGFQEEDIVILTDAQATREEILKTFKSHLIEQAQPGDVVVFHFSGHGSRVFDPNPISNDGRNSTFVPYNDRALTSQSVVDDITGHTLFLLRYILGQKTQNITFVLDSCHSGGGTRGNVRVRAARNKDENGDTYKLSAAEREYQQELLAELKMSPEDFQEKRKQNAAPGVVIASAQADQPAADYPFSGFVAGAFTYLLTQYLWQRTEDVERAIARVSNKVDRISAQDPYLDVAASSQDREKPVYFLEPQRTGADALVTAVRGNQATIWLGGMSRNSLYAIDEAILAPISDNEEVKTKVQITSRKGLEAQATVTDGTVKAGDLLQEYARMIPKDLQLKIGLDVSLGAEMVTAQTELKKMNRIQPIPAPTPNSTYSDNVHYILSRMTEEYRKLIQGSSLPPEGSICLFTPSLEVLPNSWDEPGESVASAVTRLDTKFQSLFAAHLVKTTLNAESSHLGIKATMRLEGQEDEIIAQSFTVRGEGRGEEVCDVKPCKSGASRGEQVQLGNVYQFLIENQGSSPLYIGIILIDPSRGVAVLFPNDFVDEGEDWDATKLEASRQLLIPDPEKDNFSLEANFRKAAEFLIVASKHPLSNALARVRNWARTDGMRRGIVSRGGNDAVNLVTDLVVDLGNSRGEDNDEAAFVVKQRVREMAALSIPFKVV; from the coding sequence ATGTCTCGGATCAAACGCCGTCATTTCTTGCAATTTGCGGGTTCCGCCTTAACCGCTATTGGCTTAAGTCAGCTCGATCTCGAAAATCAAAGCTTGCGTTATAGCAAAGTTTTAGCCCAAAATGTCCCGCGCAAACTTGCTCTACTGGTTGGCATCGACAAATATCCCAATAGCTCGCGCTTCACGGCTTTGGATGGGTGCGTTTACGATACTAAATTACAAAAAGCCTTGTTAATGGGTCGTTTTGGGTTTCAAGAAGAAGATATTGTCATTCTGACCGACGCTCAAGCCACTCGCGAAGAAATCCTAAAAACTTTTAAAAGTCATTTAATCGAACAAGCACAACCCGGAGATGTAGTTGTATTCCACTTTTCCGGTCACGGTTCCCGCGTTTTTGACCCCAATCCAATTTCCAATGATGGACGCAATAGCACCTTTGTCCCCTATAACGATCGCGCGCTAACCTCCCAAAGCGTGGTAGATGATATTACGGGGCATACCCTATTCCTGTTGCGGTATATCCTCGGACAAAAGACTCAAAACATTACGTTCGTGTTGGATAGCTGCCACTCCGGTGGCGGAACGCGGGGAAATGTGCGCGTCAGAGCCGCTCGCAACAAGGACGAAAACGGCGACACCTATAAACTGAGTGCAGCCGAACGAGAATATCAACAAGAATTGTTGGCTGAATTGAAAATGTCTCCCGAAGATTTTCAGGAGAAACGCAAACAAAATGCAGCCCCTGGAGTGGTTATCGCTTCGGCTCAAGCGGATCAACCCGCCGCCGATTATCCCTTTTCCGGTTTTGTTGCAGGAGCGTTCACCTATTTACTCACCCAGTACCTTTGGCAGCGAACCGAGGATGTCGAGCGCGCGATCGCACGAGTTAGCAATAAAGTCGATCGTATCTCTGCACAAGACCCGTACCTAGACGTAGCCGCAAGCAGCCAAGACAGAGAAAAACCCGTTTATTTCCTCGAACCCCAACGCACCGGAGCCGATGCCCTCGTTACCGCCGTTCGGGGAAACCAAGCCACAATTTGGTTAGGGGGAATGAGTCGAAATAGTTTGTACGCGATCGACGAGGCGATTTTGGCCCCAATCTCCGATAACGAGGAAGTAAAGACTAAAGTCCAAATCACCTCCCGCAAAGGCTTAGAAGCCCAAGCAACAGTCACTGACGGAACAGTTAAAGCTGGGGATCTCCTGCAAGAATACGCTCGGATGATTCCCAAAGACCTCCAATTAAAGATTGGTTTGGATGTCTCCCTCGGTGCGGAAATGGTGACAGCTCAAACCGAATTAAAAAAAATGAACCGCATTCAACCCATCCCTGCACCCACCCCAAACAGCACCTACTCCGACAACGTACACTACATCCTCTCCCGGATGACCGAGGAGTATCGAAAGCTAATTCAAGGCTCCTCCTTACCCCCAGAAGGGAGCATCTGCCTCTTTACCCCGTCGTTGGAAGTCTTGCCCAATTCTTGGGACGAACCAGGGGAAAGTGTTGCAAGTGCAGTGACTCGTTTAGATACTAAATTTCAATCTTTATTTGCCGCTCATTTGGTTAAAACAACCCTCAACGCTGAATCTTCGCATCTTGGCATCAAAGCAACAATGCGTTTGGAAGGTCAGGAGGATGAAATCATTGCTCAATCCTTTACCGTTCGAGGGGAAGGGCGCGGAGAAGAGGTGTGTGATGTTAAGCCCTGCAAGTCTGGCGCAAGTCGAGGTGAGCAAGTACAACTTGGCAATGTGTATCAGTTCTTGATTGAAAACCAGGGTTCTAGTCCTCTCTACATCGGTATTATTTTGATCGATCCTAGCCGAGGAGTGGCTGTACTCTTTCCTAATGATTTTGTAGATGAGGGAGAAGACTGGGATGCAACAAAACTTGAAGCGAGTCGCCAATTGTTAATTCCCGACCCAGAAAAAGATAATTTTAGTTTGGAGGCTAATTTCCGAAAAGCCGCAGAATTTCTAATTGTTGCCAGTAAACATCCCCTGAGCAATGCTTTAGCGCGCGTACGAAATTGGGCGCGAACAGATGGTATGAGACGGGGAATCGTATCGCGGGGCGGAAATGATGCAGTTAATTTAGTCACCGATTTAGTTGTTGACTTAGGCAATTCCCGTGGAGAAGATAACGATGAGGCGGCGTTTGTTGTGAAGCAACGGGTCAGGGAAATGGCAGCGCTGTCCATTCCGTTTAAGGTCGTTTAA
- a CDS encoding tetratricopeptide repeat protein, translating into MKLTFAVLEKSFIHLALIAGFTGILGGYARCQGQIAAAIAKPNASTSQLDKAQQLNTRIHQLYKQGQYANAIPLAHSAVKIHEKVLGSEHPRTATSLNNLALLYLAHGQYKESEILFQRALGIREKRLKSDHPQIAATVNNLGTAYRAQAKYHQAGQLFKRALELRQEILKAEHPAILQSLTDLARLYQNRGDYPNARLLYRKDARRKLDTLLESENLNLPKDLRTVQRLLNRAQEQEGAGNYAEAERLRQQALAIPIAVSPTPRPESDINGSVPDELALSDPLMLAEIYNNLGLLEKAEGRSQQAETYLRSAILLQKNAVGFKHPDFATSLHNLAELFSKQGDYLKAEFILRCVLDVQKKNFTPGAEEDLKICGSEEEFKKLGDLPDTVKHPNVAKTLNNLAKLYSAQGKYKIAEPLYQKTFEIRKDPKVLGPNHPEVAVTLHGLGELNLQQENYGDAKHYMDSALAIRKKAVDNGSLDPKSPDLARSYSGLGEYHKARGNYPEAESYFKQALDIVEDLFGSDPVVALALDILGDLEQEQGNYEEAEDYHQRSLKIRLASLGDDHPDVAESYRNLSWLALAQGETEQACCQRQIAAAIAYMTKATEIEDKHLGSILTIGSETRKRSYMETLAETTNGTVSLHVQYAPDSPQAARLALTNVLRRKGRILDALAGSLKLLRERLNDRDRELLDELNSTRSQLANLIYNPPSNEDNVSKYKTRVAQLKSKEEALAEKLARRSAEFAAQSEPEITIESIQQLIPNNSALVEFVSYRPVDPQTKKFGEPRYVAYIVHSQGELQWVELGDAKEIDQAVLEFRQSLREKSSNVKTIAREVDFRVMQPIRQRLGDAQFVLVAPDSQLSLIPFAALVDEGGRYLVDRYNFNYLSSGRDLLHLKETTPSQESLILLADPNYDFAEVTTVEENPPELPKPDLRGLTDPSVTTWAAFARATLPFFSSAQARSRDLELLKFSELLGTAEEEKGITKLLPEFTVLTKKKATENFVKELEQAPKILHIATHGFFLETEPLPAPDRVENNTSLQDDFAFAVVPRTNASHKSKLRHLENPLIRSGIALAGFNKRQSGLEDGVLTALEAAGLNLGGTDLVVLSACETGLGDIANGEGVYGLRRAIAIAGSDSQLMSLWKVSDEGTKDLMVEYYERLKEGVPRSEALRQVQSAMLHSGNQQHPFFWAAFTPSGDWQPVFSRF; encoded by the coding sequence ATGAAATTAACATTTGCAGTATTAGAAAAATCGTTTATTCATCTTGCTTTGATCGCGGGATTTACGGGAATTTTGGGAGGATACGCGCGCTGCCAAGGGCAGATCGCTGCCGCGATCGCGAAACCCAACGCCTCAACCAGCCAACTCGATAAAGCCCAGCAACTCAACACCCGAATTCACCAACTTTATAAACAAGGTCAGTACGCCAATGCCATTCCCCTCGCTCACAGCGCGGTTAAAATTCACGAGAAAGTTTTAGGCTCGGAGCATCCCAGAACCGCAACCAGCCTGAACAATCTTGCCCTACTCTACCTCGCCCACGGTCAATATAAAGAGAGCGAAATCCTCTTTCAACGCGCCTTGGGAATTCGCGAAAAGCGGCTCAAATCCGACCATCCACAGATCGCGGCTACAGTTAACAACTTAGGAACGGCTTATCGCGCCCAAGCGAAATACCATCAAGCAGGTCAGCTATTCAAACGAGCCTTGGAACTGCGGCAAGAAATTTTAAAAGCAGAACATCCAGCAATTCTGCAAAGTCTGACAGATTTAGCCCGCCTCTATCAAAACCGAGGCGACTACCCTAACGCTCGACTCCTGTACCGAAAAGATGCACGGCGCAAACTTGATACCCTGCTCGAATCGGAAAATCTCAATTTACCCAAGGATTTGAGAACCGTGCAGCGCCTGCTCAACCGCGCTCAAGAGCAGGAGGGGGCAGGGAATTATGCAGAAGCCGAACGACTGCGACAACAAGCCCTGGCGATTCCTATTGCCGTTTCTCCGACTCCAAGACCGGAATCCGATATCAATGGCAGCGTTCCCGACGAATTGGCGCTGTCTGACCCACTGATGTTAGCGGAAATTTATAATAACCTCGGTTTGCTAGAAAAAGCTGAGGGTCGTTCTCAGCAAGCAGAAACCTACCTGCGCAGTGCGATTCTCCTTCAAAAGAATGCAGTGGGTTTCAAGCACCCGGATTTTGCCACCAGCTTGCACAATTTAGCGGAATTATTTTCAAAGCAGGGAGACTATCTCAAAGCAGAATTTATTTTGCGCTGCGTCCTCGACGTTCAAAAGAAAAACTTTACGCCGGGAGCAGAGGAAGACCTTAAAATATGCGGATCGGAGGAAGAATTCAAGAAATTGGGAGACTTACCCGATACCGTCAAACACCCCAATGTGGCTAAAACCTTGAACAATTTGGCGAAACTTTATTCAGCCCAAGGAAAGTATAAGATTGCCGAACCCCTGTACCAAAAAACGTTCGAGATTCGTAAAGATCCGAAGGTTCTAGGTCCCAACCATCCAGAGGTTGCAGTGACGCTGCACGGTTTGGGGGAGTTGAATTTGCAACAAGAGAATTACGGCGATGCCAAACACTATATGGACAGTGCCTTGGCAATTCGGAAAAAAGCGGTGGACAACGGGTCGCTCGATCCCAAATCCCCTGACTTAGCTCGGAGTTACTCAGGGTTGGGGGAGTATCATAAAGCGCGAGGTAATTATCCTGAAGCTGAATCTTATTTCAAACAAGCTTTGGATATTGTGGAGGATCTGTTTGGATCCGATCCGGTTGTTGCCTTAGCCCTCGATATTTTGGGAGATTTGGAGCAAGAGCAGGGAAATTATGAAGAAGCGGAAGATTATCATCAACGTTCCCTAAAAATTCGCTTAGCATCCCTGGGGGACGATCATCCCGATGTGGCGGAGAGTTATAGGAACTTGTCGTGGCTGGCATTAGCGCAAGGAGAAACAGAGCAAGCGTGCTGCCAAAGGCAGATCGCTGCCGCGATCGCATATATGACCAAAGCCACAGAAATTGAAGATAAGCATTTGGGTTCCATTCTGACTATCGGCTCCGAAACTCGCAAGCGATCCTATATGGAAACTCTCGCTGAAACCACCAACGGAACCGTCTCGCTCCACGTCCAGTACGCCCCCGATAGCCCCCAAGCAGCGCGTTTGGCACTAACTAATGTTTTACGGCGTAAAGGGCGGATTCTCGATGCCCTAGCGGGGAGTTTGAAACTATTGCGCGAGCGTCTTAACGACCGCGATCGCGAATTACTCGACGAACTCAACAGCACCCGCTCTCAACTCGCAAACCTCATCTACAATCCTCCCTCTAATGAAGACAATGTTTCCAAGTACAAAACGCGAGTCGCTCAACTCAAAAGCAAAGAAGAAGCCTTAGCGGAAAAACTAGCCCGTCGCAGTGCGGAATTTGCCGCTCAGTCCGAGCCAGAAATTACCATCGAAAGTATTCAACAACTAATTCCTAACAATTCTGCTTTAGTGGAATTCGTCTCCTATCGCCCCGTCGATCCCCAAACCAAGAAATTCGGAGAACCCCGTTACGTTGCCTACATCGTTCATTCTCAAGGGGAATTGCAGTGGGTTGAGTTGGGAGATGCGAAGGAGATCGATCAAGCCGTTTTAGAATTTCGTCAATCTTTGAGAGAGAAATCTTCTAATGTAAAAACCATCGCGCGAGAAGTAGATTTTCGGGTCATGCAACCCATTCGCCAAAGACTTGGAGACGCACAGTTTGTCCTGGTTGCTCCCGACAGTCAACTCAGTCTCATTCCCTTTGCTGCGTTAGTGGATGAGGGAGGTCGCTATTTAGTCGATCGCTATAACTTCAACTATCTCAGTTCGGGGCGGGACTTGCTGCACTTGAAAGAGACGACACCGAGTCAAGAATCCCTCATTTTACTCGCCGATCCCAACTACGATTTCGCGGAGGTAACAACGGTAGAGGAAAATCCACCAGAATTGCCCAAACCCGATCTACGCGGTTTAACAGATCCCTCGGTAACAACCTGGGCAGCCTTTGCTCGCGCCACGTTGCCCTTTTTTAGTTCAGCCCAGGCGCGATCGCGCGATCTGGAATTGCTGAAATTTTCTGAGTTACTCGGAACCGCAGAAGAAGAAAAGGGAATTACTAAGCTCTTACCTGAATTTACAGTGCTTACGAAGAAAAAAGCCACTGAAAACTTTGTCAAGGAACTGGAACAAGCGCCCAAAATTTTACACATTGCGACTCACGGCTTTTTCTTAGAAACAGAACCGCTTCCTGCCCCCGATCGCGTTGAAAACAACACATCATTACAAGATGATTTTGCTTTTGCTGTTGTGCCGCGTACTAATGCTTCTCACAAATCAAAACTACGCCACTTAGAAAATCCCCTAATTCGTTCTGGTATTGCCTTAGCAGGTTTTAACAAACGCCAAAGTGGTTTGGAAGATGGGGTTTTAACCGCCTTGGAAGCCGCAGGATTGAATCTCGGTGGGACGGATTTAGTCGTCCTTTCTGCTTGCGAAACGGGTTTGGGAGATATCGCCAATGGCGAAGGGGTGTATGGGTTGCGTCGCGCGATCGCGATCGCGGGGTCAGACAGTCAACTAATGAGCCTCTGGAAAGTCAGCGATGAGGGAACCAAAGACTTGATGGTTGAATATTACGAGCGTTTAAAAGAAGGCGTTCCGCGATCGGAAGCCCTGCGCCAAGTTCAAAGCGCAATGTTGCACTCCGGGAACCAACAACATCCCTTCTTTTGGGCTGCATTTACTCCTTCGGGGGACTGGCAACCTGTATTTAGCCGTTTCTAG
- a CDS encoding DUF4058 family protein, translating into MENPFPGVNPYLESPELWHQVHNRLIVAIADDLTPQIAPKYRVSIEERIYTTLDDLLLVGIADVAVTKRDSTSPGVQSTTAQVVQPNPVRVPFPQQVIERFLEVRSTQTNEIIAVLEILSPKNKRSKEGRAAYEKKRHKILGSLTHLVEIDLLRQGKPMSVWGATETDYRILVSRSDRRPNADLYAFNLKDPIPNFPISLRNGEPEPIVELQKLLNEVYARARFDLAIDYSQPVKPALPSETAVWVAEVSRISDR; encoded by the coding sequence ATGGAAAATCCATTTCCCGGCGTGAATCCGTACCTGGAATCCCCCGAACTGTGGCATCAAGTTCACAATCGGTTGATTGTCGCGATCGCGGACGATCTTACCCCTCAAATCGCGCCTAAATATCGAGTGTCAATTGAGGAGCGCATTTATACGACCTTAGACGATCTGTTGTTGGTGGGAATTGCCGATGTTGCAGTGACAAAGCGCGATAGTACGAGTCCTGGAGTGCAATCGACAACGGCTCAAGTCGTTCAACCCAATCCAGTTCGAGTTCCCTTTCCCCAACAAGTTATTGAGCGATTTTTGGAAGTGCGTTCGACTCAAACCAATGAGATTATTGCAGTTCTTGAGATTCTTTCCCCTAAAAACAAGCGTTCCAAAGAAGGTCGCGCAGCTTATGAAAAGAAGCGCCATAAAATCCTAGGATCGTTGACTCATCTGGTCGAAATTGACTTGCTGAGACAGGGAAAACCAATGTCCGTATGGGGCGCAACAGAAACAGACTATCGAATTTTGGTGAGTCGCAGCGATCGCCGACCCAATGCAGATTTATATGCTTTTAACTTAAAAGATCCCATCCCCAATTTTCCCATTTCGTTGCGTAACGGAGAACCAGAGCCAATCGTGGAATTACAAAAGCTTCTGAATGAAGTGTATGCGCGAGCAAGATTTGACTTGGCAATTGATTACTCGCAACCTGTCAAACCTGCGTTACCTTCTGAGACAGCCGTTTGGGTTGCAGAGGTTTCAAGGATTAGCGATAGATGA
- the trpE gene encoding anthranilate synthase component I: MIFPDFSQFSALAQTGNFVPVYQEWAADLETPVSAWYKICTGEPYSFLLESVEGGENLGRYSFLGCDPLWVLQTRGKQTTQTYRNGTKQVFEGNPFEVLARCIEPIRPAILPQLPPGIGGLFGFWGYELIQWIEPRVPIYPPSAEDLPDGVWMQADSLIIFDQVKRKIWAIAFADLRGEGVNLRAKYQEACDRVTKLVIKLQLPLPVEAQPLEWQSPQTIDQQSDKPFSYQSNTPKEKFCANVDKAKEYIRAGDIFQVVLSQRLSASYAGSPFNLYRSLRLINPSPYMAYYSFGDWQIIGSSPEVMVKAERSSGGGLKATLRPIAGTRRRGATIAEDEALAEDLLQDPKEIAEHVMLVDLGRNDIGRVCEKGSVTVDELMIVERYSHVMHIVSNVVGKLEAGKTAWELLKATFPAGTVSGAPKIRAMEIIRELEPERRGPYSGAYGYYDFEGQLNSAIAIRTMVVRPLDGRQHIVSVQAGAGLVADSVPEKEYEETLNKARGLLEAIRCLQ, from the coding sequence ATGATTTTTCCCGATTTTTCTCAGTTTTCTGCTTTAGCCCAAACGGGAAACTTTGTTCCGGTCTATCAAGAATGGGCGGCAGATTTGGAAACCCCTGTCTCCGCTTGGTATAAAATTTGCACCGGAGAACCCTACAGCTTTTTATTAGAATCCGTTGAAGGGGGCGAAAATCTGGGGCGATACAGTTTTTTGGGTTGCGATCCCCTCTGGGTTTTGCAAACGAGGGGCAAACAAACGACCCAAACCTATCGCAACGGGACAAAACAGGTTTTTGAGGGCAATCCCTTTGAGGTTTTAGCGCGCTGTATCGAACCCATTCGCCCCGCAATTCTCCCGCAACTCCCTCCTGGAATTGGCGGTTTGTTTGGATTTTGGGGCTACGAATTAATTCAATGGATCGAACCGAGAGTTCCCATTTATCCCCCTTCCGCAGAGGATTTGCCTGATGGAGTCTGGATGCAAGCAGACAGTCTCATCATTTTCGATCAGGTCAAGCGCAAAATTTGGGCGATTGCATTCGCCGATTTGCGTGGCGAGGGGGTGAATTTGCGGGCGAAGTATCAGGAAGCCTGCGATCGCGTGACCAAATTAGTCATTAAACTACAATTGCCCCTTCCCGTAGAAGCGCAACCCTTGGAATGGCAATCTCCTCAAACCATCGACCAACAATCTGATAAACCCTTTTCCTATCAAAGCAATACCCCCAAAGAAAAATTCTGCGCCAATGTGGACAAGGCAAAAGAATACATCCGTGCGGGAGATATTTTTCAAGTGGTTCTCTCCCAACGCCTCTCGGCTTCTTACGCGGGTTCTCCTTTCAATCTCTACCGTTCCCTGCGTCTGATCAATCCCTCCCCCTACATGGCTTACTACAGCTTCGGAGACTGGCAAATTATCGGTTCAAGTCCGGAGGTCATGGTTAAAGCAGAACGGTCTTCTGGGGGCGGCTTGAAGGCAACCCTGCGACCGATCGCGGGAACCCGACGGCGCGGCGCAACCATCGCAGAAGACGAAGCCTTAGCGGAGGACTTACTCCAAGACCCCAAAGAAATTGCCGAACACGTCATGCTCGTTGACTTGGGGCGCAACGATATCGGTCGCGTTTGTGAAAAAGGCAGCGTGACGGTTGATGAGTTAATGATTGTTGAGCGCTATTCCCACGTCATGCACATCGTCAGCAATGTGGTGGGGAAATTGGAAGCGGGGAAAACCGCTTGGGAGTTGCTCAAAGCCACCTTTCCCGCCGGAACCGTTAGCGGCGCGCCCAAAATTCGGGCAATGGAAATTATTCGCGAACTCGAACCCGAACGGCGCGGTCCCTATTCTGGCGCTTACGGCTACTACGATTTTGAAGGTCAACTCAATAGCGCGATCGCGATTCGCACGATGGTCGTTCGTCCCCTCGATGGGCGACAACACATTGTTTCCGTTCAAGCGGGAGCGGGTTTAGTCGCCGACTCCGTACCGGAAAAGGAATACGAAGAAACCCTCAACAAGGCGAGAGGGTTACTCGAAGCGATTCGCTGTTTGCAATAA